TTGGTATTCGGGATTTCATTCTCTTGGTCTGTGTGCACGTATATGTGTCTGTGTGCATGTTCTGATAATTCTGTGTAGCATCTGTCCTTTTTGTATTTCAATCATTTCTTCATTTGGAATTGGACAGTAACAGATTGGAATCAATTGGTAATGTTCTAGCATTAGCCCAATTCTGACCTCATTTATTGTTTGAGCCATCCATCCCCATAACATGATATGCTGAGGTTTCAACACATTTGATTCTCTTATCAAGTTCAGTTCTTGCCTACAAACCTGATGGTTAACTTTGTGGCCATATACATGTGGCTATTCATAAAACGGTCTGCTGAGGTTTCTACACATTTGATTATCTTCTCAAGTTCAGTTCTTGCCTGCAAGCCTAATGGTTAATTTGTGGCTGTATACTCACAGATAACCGCATTGGAGGCATTCCGTGCAGGTCACGAAGACGAAAATCTGAGACCCTTCGTGCGCAATATATAAATACCAAAGAACTCAGGCATATTTCTGTTATCCAAGCCAATTTAATCCATATGTATTTACATGCTTGACGAAAACCAATCCTTGTATTTGGTGAAAAAATCAAGTGCTCCTGGTTATCACTCATTTATCCCACAATTTATAGTTTATTTAATGGTTGCCTGCGTAGTAAGCATTTGAATCAAAGGCATTTTCTGACATGTTTGGCTGATGTAGGATCTGTGTGGGGACATGGAATGTCGGGGGAAGACTTCCACCTGATGACTTAAACATCAAAGATTGGCTGGATATGGGGGAGCCAGTTGATATATATGTGCTCGGGTAAATTCTAATAACCCTAAAGCTATGATCCTGAGATAAATATTGAACTATCGAATAATTGGATAAGCTGCACCAATCCCTCTAATTCAGAGTTGCATTTAATCGGAATAAGTAGTATACCACAGATAGAGTCATGGTTCTTAACTATGTTGACACACCACTGCACTAACACATTACTGCTAACAAGTGATGAGATGTTATCAAGTGCTAGAGATGTTGATGGGTCATACTACCATTCCACAAATATGAACATTTCAATGATTGCACCTACACATAAACGTTGTACAAAAAATAGCAACACCTGATTTAGAGATGATGCCTTGAGTAGATTGTAATTTTGCAGCCTTTATATTAGCACCAAAAATAGTTCTTTTATAAGGAAATAATTGTATGGATGCTACACTTATTTTACACAGAATTTAAAAATACAAGTCACTACAAAAGTGAATGTGATAAACAAAATGACAAATATGATGGCTTCTATGGGAGGTAAAATCACCATTTTCCAAGATTCTTGATTCAGCAAAATTCACAACCAATCTTTGTTTATACGACCAAACAAATCAGAACCAAAAGCTAAGGTTAAATGTCCACTAGGTAAGTTTTGATGCTTGTCTGCTGTTTGGTAATGTTGGCTGCATGTTTTAATATTTTGGACATATCTAGCAGTCTTTTGAATGGGTGGAACAAAGAATAATATTGTATGCACTCTTCCAGAATATGATTCTTAAGTTAAATGtctatatttatttaatttccaGTTATTCTTTTTTTATCATGTGTTTACTTGTATTCTTTTATTAGAATTTAGTATACTGGGCTTCCTTTTCTTGCAGCTTTCAGGAAGTTGTTCCACTAAATGCTGGAAATGTCTTTGGTGCTGAGGACAGTCGTCCTGTTCAAAGATGGGAACGTATAATTCGTGAGACACTAAATAAAATTCAACCAGTTAAAGCAAAATATAAATGCTACAGTGATCCTCCTTCACCATCAAGATTCAAACCATCAGATGATGCCCTTGGCATAGAGGATGAGATGTTGTCCGAGTCAGATAGTGAGAGTGATCAGGAAATTCAATTCCATGAACAATCCTTCAATTTCCAGTTAAACAAAGATCAGATTGATGCAAGAGGAGATGATCCAAAATGCAATTTAGCACCCCAGTCCCCTTTAATTGCAGATCAAAGTGCACAAGGAGAAAATGTTCACAAGCAATATCCCTTGAATATATTTTCCCATAATTTGAGTTTTAAGACTCGTGAAGTAACTCCAGAAGCATTTGTAAGTCAACAAAAGCAGCTTACCAAGACATTAAGCAGCTCAGAAATGATAGGCTTGATTTGGCCAGAACAACCATTGGATATGTTATCCCAACACAGTATGGATACATCCAAACCAAAATCATTAAACCCAGCTAGATCATTTAAAGCATGCAATTCATTCAAACCTCTACATGGAGACTATAATGACTCATCAGACCCATTTGTGAttcctgtactagatctggaaactGTTGTAAACAGAAAAAAGAGATCATCTTTTGTACGGATTATAAGCAAGCAAATGGTTGGAATTTATCTTTCAGTATGGGTCCGCAGAAGCCTCCGGAGACGTATTCAGAACTTGAAGGTATCAACTGCTGGAGTAGGTGTCATGGGCTATATAGGCAACAAGGTTTATGTGTTACACCTTTTCCTGCCTGGGAACTTTGTCTTGATATGATTGATGCTCGAATTGTCATATTTTCTTTCTGAATGGTTATTGAAATGAAatgacttctcatttttgttgcccCTATATTTCACTTATGTAGGTAAGTTTTACAATTGAATATAAAGTTTAATAAATGCATTTAAGACAAATTGACAAATCacaagatatcatcaatgtaaCAAATGAAATTATTACGATTGGAATCTTCTGGCTGCCATAAGGGTAATGTATATTTTGGTTGAAGCTGCTCCAGATGTATAGAGGTATACCTTAGAACACATACCATGTGAGTAGCTCAAATGTACTGGCTTCTAAAGAATTTGGTCCAAGGCCACATTGAACTAAACAATGATTTTAGTTTGTCACTTTTTCCTCGTGATTTTTAAATGATTTTCAAATTTGCAATCATATGAAGCTCTCCCacaattttttctttattatgtATATCATCAGCATGTTGTTTGTTGGGTTCTAAAATTTTGATTATCACAGAGATAGCAACTTTCCAACCTTGTGCCCTTAATTATGCTCCAGGGATCAATATCAGTCAGCATGTCTATATATCAGACACTTTTTTGCTTTATATGTAGTCACCTAACTTCGGGAGAAAATAATGGTGATGAACTTCGAAGGAATGCTGATGTGCAAGAAATTCAAAGGAAAACATTATTCAGTTCAGTGCCCAGTGTTGGAATGCCCAAAACAATCTTTGATCATGAGTAAGTAAACCAAACATCCCTCAACATATGATACATAATCACATGGTGTTTGTATCCTTATCTTCGATCTGACTaggtattataaaaatatttatatgctaCCTTAGTTTGTTACCTGCAATTCAACTTCCATGTAAAGAAGTTATAAATTCTCTTACAATTTGATACGTATGAGCTTCCATGATAGTCTAAATGTTGCAATTGAATGGAAGTGAGAcctaacaaattttttttttctgttacaTAAAAACTGATGAAATGAAGcgatattttctttttatatattttgttaagaccatttcagacatcatagACATAGAAAATAATGTAGATGCTTTTTAAGGTAGCCCAAATGTTCCAATCTGTGGTCTGTAGTTTCAGATACTGATATGAGTTGGGAGAGCTCTTGTAGTTACAATATGCAAGGTTAGGAGAGGAAGGTATCATTCACTGTCTGCAAATTTTCTGTGTATCAACTATTCTTTTGCATTGAAGTTTGAATTGTTTTTGTACACTTCTTCTAAACACTTTTGATGTTTCTGATATTTATGTACTGCAAATATTTTTAGAAGAATTATCTGGTTGGGGGATCTAAATTACCGCATCAACTTGTCGTACGATCGAACTCACAAACTGATTTCCGGAAAGGAATGGTCTAAATTATTTGAGAAGGACCAGGTAAACAATCTTCTGTTTCTTATTATTATGCTTCTTTTGCTTTCAAGTATATTTTAATTCGACTGTTTTTTAATTCTGCCAATGTTTTTGTTGATTGAGAAGGTATTTGCATCTTGAACTGTCAAGTCAAACTTAATTCATTTAGAAGCATGGTTATGATGATTTCTTTTAGCATGTATCCCATTATTAACCAGAATCTATCATAATGGAGTTTatatgaaaaataagaaaattttgggCACAACCATACTTTTGCATCCTAATTCTTCTTTCATCGAGACATACCTCAGAGAACTGGAAATGAGAACAAGCTGAACAGTTGTATCATATTTTCATATATAGCCTTGATACTCTATTTAAGACACCCTGACCTTATTGCTGCCTTAAGTGGCTTATCTGGTAAACAGGCTTTTGAGCCAATTAGCAAACATTTCCAAACACTTCAATCAGGACCGCAGTCAAAATAGTAACCATGCCCTTTTATTTTCAACAAATTTATCTTTCTGATGGAAGGGAGGCATTTGATAAAAAGGAAGCTTTGTGAACAAATTTTTGTCTTTGATATAACTGGATCTAAATGATAAATCTTAACATGTAATGTTTCTTTTCCAGCCAGCATTATTATATTCAGATCACATACATAGTTACTGCTTCTCTAAAGTGTACTCAAATTTTAAGCATGGTTCAGGATCATAATAACAGAGAAAGCTCAAACTTCCATGGGAAAAAAGAGTCATGCAGGGTGGGGTTAAAAAAAAGTACCATCTAGGTCTCAAAACTTTCTATGCCAAGGTTTGGAATATTCAATTCCTAATTTTCAGTTTTTGATGCAAATTGCAAAATTTCTCAGCATGACAGATTAAATTTTGGCAGTTTTGTTATTACacattttaaaatttctttaagATAAAACTAGTGAGTGGACTTTGTTGAATGAAAATATGTGAGGCATAAAATGTCATGTTATTTCTTATGCGTCAAAGAGTTATTATGTGTTATGAATGAGAATGACACTGAAATATCTTTACTCTTTGCCAGAACATACAGATTGCTCTGCAAAATTGcaaaatttcttttccttttgagaTCAAATATCAATGCAACTTCTTATGCATTGGTACAAAGCTTAACAGTTTGCTCTGTCTTCAAAATAACCACTATATCAGAAAAAATTAGATGGAACTTGCTGAACTGTTTGAAAAGCTTAGGTTAGCAGTCATCGTAATACTTTGCCAAAAATAACCATATTAACTTTTTCAGGGATATCATTGCAATATGTATGATCTGCATAGACAAAATTGGATGGTTCTCAATCAGAGGATAATATATAATGGTAGAATTGCTATGTAGTAGAAGAGGTCTCAATTTACATAATGTGATTGCTGGCATACCTTGAAAAGCAGTCTATCTCTGTAATATGGAGTTGAGATACTGATCAGACTGTACcagaattattttatttaaatcattattatatttatattggtTAATTAGACTGGTTTAACCAACTCACAACTTCACACCATTGCAGTTGAGACTCGAACTTAAGAAAGGGCGTGCATTTGATGGGTGGTCAGAAGGTGTTATAAACTTTCCTCCTACCTACAAATACGAGTTAAACTCAGAAAAGTACATTGGGGAGGATCCAAAGAGTGGAAGAAGGACCCCTGCGTGGTATATATgctgaaaataattattatatattcctCTGCTGCTATAACTATGTTGGATCTGATCAATATATTGATTACCTTTCCAAGCTGCTTCTATAACTGATAACACGAACATGTTGGTGTCAAAGTATTGTTAAGGTTTGCAGTCTCAGATGTTCtatttttctttgtttattttgatGTGACATAATTTTAACAAGATGCATATTTGAGGAATCATGAATTTAATTATTCCGTTTTTCCTTGACATATTGTGCTTGATGGGATATTTAGGTACATGATAATTCTTTATGTTTTTCAGGTGTGACCGCATTCTTTCATTTGGTAAGGGCATGAGGCTATTAGATTACAGAAGATTTGAGCTAAGGCTTTCAGATCACCGTCCTGTCACAGCTGTTTTCATGGCTGAGGTTGAGGTTTTCTGCCACAGAAAACTTCAGCGAGCTCTCACATTCACAGATGCAGAGGTAGAAGAACAATTGAACTCAGAGGCTGATAATGGAGAAACTGGTTGGGCGTAGGAGAGGTTAGTTcccagcattaaaaaaaaaaaaagggaaggaagCATGCTAATCCAATTTATCATGATGGAAATGTCTATAATAACCAAGTACTCCTGTCAATTTCGGAAGGCATAATGATGCATTGCCAAGGAACTGAAACAGCAGACTTCACAACCGAGAATGATTTTTTCTTTTGCCAAAAATGGAAGTGCAGGAAAAGGGATGTAAAGAAAGACAAAGTTAATTATCTATTATGTAAATTATCTAACAATATGTATGGTGTGTCAAGGATGAGACCTAGAAATTGGGCGGTTTCTGGCTTATTTTAGGCGGCATCCGTCGGGACGGAGACCCTTCCTCTGGGGGTTGCTTAGGTGGGGGCAAGCAAACAACTGTGGCATCCATCCCTGATGGCTGCCTGTCCGGACAAGGCATTTGTTTGCGTCCTTCTTTCCGTCattgtctttctttctttatgAGAGCCAACAGACTTCTCAATT
The DNA window shown above is from Musa acuminata AAA Group cultivar baxijiao chromosome BXJ2-4, Cavendish_Baxijiao_AAA, whole genome shotgun sequence and carries:
- the LOC135610090 gene encoding type IV inositol polyphosphate 5-phosphatase 3-like isoform X2, producing MKWKRKMLRDAPGREQEQQLSSRPPLALSVVSKMRQRSKKQKELWPKIVLKKWLNISSRDSDFSADEGDTTESEFEYEEMCGWERQLRDEERNLGGFEAVTNDNRIGGIPCRSRRRKSETLRAQYINTKELRICVGTWNVGGRLPPDDLNIKDWLDMGEPVDIYVLGFQEVVPLNAGNVFGAEDSRPVQRWERIIRETLNKIQPVKAKYKCYSDPPSPSRFKPSDDALGIEDEMLSESDSESDQEIQFHEQSFNFQLNKDQIDARGDDPKCNLAPQSPLIADQSAQGENVHKQYPLNIFSHNLSFKTREVTPEAFVSQQKQLTKTLSSSEMIGLIWPEQPLDMLSQHSMDTSKPKSLNPARSFKACNSFKPLHGDYNDSSDPFVIPVLDLETVVNRKKRSSFVRIISKQMVGIYLSVWVRRSLRRRIQNLKVSTAGVGVMGYIGNKGSISVSMSIYQTLFCFICSHLTSGENNGDELRRNADVQEIQRKTLFSSVPSVGMPKTIFDHEIIWLGDLNYRINLSYDRTHKLISGKEWSKLFEKDQLRLELKKGRAFDGWSEGVINFPPTYKYELNSEKYIGEDPKSGRRTPAWCDRILSFGKGMRLLDYRRFELRLSDHRPVTAVFMAEVEVFCHRKLQRALTFTDAEVEEQLNSEADNGETGWA
- the LOC135610090 gene encoding type IV inositol polyphosphate 5-phosphatase 3-like isoform X3, which encodes MKWKRKMLRDAPGREQEQQLSSRPPLALSVVSKMRQRSKKQKELWPKIVLKKWLNISSRDSDFSADEGDTTESEFEYEEMCGWERQLRDEERNLGGFEAVTNDNRIGGIPCRSRRRKSETLRAQYINTKELRICVGTWNVGGRLPPDDLNIKDWLDMGEPVDIYVLGFQEVVPLNAGNVFGAEDSRPVQRWERIIRETLNKIQPVKAKYKCYSDPPSPSRFKPSDDALGIEDEMLSESDSESDQEIQFHEQSFNFQLNKDQIDARGDDPKCNLAPQSPLIADQSAQGENVHKQYPLNIFSHNLSFKTREVTPEAFVSQQKQLTKTLSSSEMIGLIWPEQPLDMLSQHSMDTSKPKSLNPARSFKACNSFKPLHGDYNDSSDPFVIPVLDLETVVNRKKRSSFVRIISKQMVGIYLSVWVRRSLRRRIQNLKGSISVSMSIYQTLFCFICSHLTSGENNGDELRRNADVQEIQRKTLFSSVPSVGMPKTIFDHERIIWLGDLNYRINLSYDRTHKLISGKEWSKLFEKDQLRLELKKGRAFDGWSEGVINFPPTYKYELNSEKYIGEDPKSGRRTPAWCDRILSFGKGMRLLDYRRFELRLSDHRPVTAVFMAEVEVFCHRKLQRALTFTDAEVEEQLNSEADNGETGWA
- the LOC135610090 gene encoding type IV inositol polyphosphate 5-phosphatase 3-like isoform X1, encoding MKWKRKMLRDAPGREQEQQLSSRPPLALSVVSKMRQRSKKQKELWPKIVLKKWLNISSRDSDFSADEGDTTESEFEYEEMCGWERQLRDEERNLGGFEAVTNDNRIGGIPCRSRRRKSETLRAQYINTKELRICVGTWNVGGRLPPDDLNIKDWLDMGEPVDIYVLGFQEVVPLNAGNVFGAEDSRPVQRWERIIRETLNKIQPVKAKYKCYSDPPSPSRFKPSDDALGIEDEMLSESDSESDQEIQFHEQSFNFQLNKDQIDARGDDPKCNLAPQSPLIADQSAQGENVHKQYPLNIFSHNLSFKTREVTPEAFVSQQKQLTKTLSSSEMIGLIWPEQPLDMLSQHSMDTSKPKSLNPARSFKACNSFKPLHGDYNDSSDPFVIPVLDLETVVNRKKRSSFVRIISKQMVGIYLSVWVRRSLRRRIQNLKVSTAGVGVMGYIGNKGSISVSMSIYQTLFCFICSHLTSGENNGDELRRNADVQEIQRKTLFSSVPSVGMPKTIFDHERIIWLGDLNYRINLSYDRTHKLISGKEWSKLFEKDQLRLELKKGRAFDGWSEGVINFPPTYKYELNSEKYIGEDPKSGRRTPAWCDRILSFGKGMRLLDYRRFELRLSDHRPVTAVFMAEVEVFCHRKLQRALTFTDAEVEEQLNSEADNGETGWA
- the LOC135610090 gene encoding type IV inositol polyphosphate 5-phosphatase 3-like isoform X4, which translates into the protein MKWKRKMLRDAPGREQEQQLSSRPPLALSVVSKMRQRSKKQKELWPKIVLKKWLNISSRDSDFSADEGDTTESEFEYEEMCGWERQLRDEERNLGGFEAVTNDNRIGGIPCRSRRRKSETLRAQYINTKELRICVGTWNVGGRLPPDDLNIKDWLDMGEPVDIYVLGFQEVVPLNAGNVFGAEDSRPVQRWERIIRETLNKIQPVKAKYKCYSDPPSPSRFKPSDDALGIEDEMLSESDSESDQEIQFHEQSFNFQLNKDQIDARGDDPKCNLAPQSPLIADQSAQGENVHKQYPLNIFSHNLSFKTREVTPEAFVSQQKQLTKTLSSSEMIGLIWPEQPLDMLSQHSMDTSKPKSLNPARSFKACNSFKPLHGDYNDSSDPFVIPVLDLETVVNRKKRSSFVRIISKQMVGIYLSVWVRRSLRRRIQNLKVSTAGVGVMGYIGNKGSISVSMSIYQTLFCFICSHLTSGENNGDELRRNADVQEIQRKTLFSSVPSVGMPKTIFDHERIIWLGDLNYRINLSYDRTHKLISGKEWSKLFEKDQV